AGGACGGCCCCATGGGAAGTCCTCGATTGCGAAGCGCGCTGGCACGCTTTCTCAACCGGCAGCTTCGTCCGTATCATTCCCTGGACGCCTCCCAAATCATTGTCACCAACGGCGTGTCTAATGCCCTCGAGCACACCTCGTGGGCGTTTGCCAACCCTGGGGATGCCTTCATTCTCGGCCGGCCGTATTACGGAGCAGTCAACCTCGCGCTGCGGCCGCAGGTGCTCACACTGCCCGTGACTTTCGGCGAAGTCGATCCGTTGAGCCTGGAAGCCATCGTGTGCTATGAGGAAACTATTCTCGCCGCGAGGGAGCAAGGCACCGCCGTCAAGGGATTGCTACTGTGCTCGCCGCATAATCCGCTGGGCCAGTGCTACTCGCCCGAAGTCCTCAAGGCTTTCCTAAAGCTGTGCAACAAGTACCAAATTCATCTCGTCTGCGACGAAATCTACGCCTTGTCCGTCTGGAGCGACCCCCCGTTCACCTCGgtcctcgccctcgaccTTGAAAAGTTCATCAACCCGGGCCTGGTGCACGTTCTCTGGGGAGTCTCCAAGGATTTCGGCGCCAACGGCTGGCGTCTGGGATGCATCATCTCCCTTTCCAACCGGGCGTTCCACACGGCGCTCAACTCCGTCGCCATCTACTCGTACGTGTCGTCCATTACAGACCACATTGTGTCGCAAATGATTGAGGACGACGCGTTTGCCAATGCCTACCTCGCGGAAAATCGGCGCCGGCTAGCGTCCATGTACACCTTTGCGACGGATTTCTTGCGGCGCCACGCCATCCCCTTTACGCCGGGCGTCCACGCTGCCTTTTTCCTGTGGGTTGATCTGGGCCAGGCGTATCGCAATCGGCATCCAGACAGAGCGTCAAACCACGACGTCATAGAGGAGCTGAAGCAGGCTCTGTGGGCGCACAAAGTGTACTTGGCATGGGGAGGCAACTTTGACAGCGAGTCGCCGGGTATGTTTCGCATCGTGTTTGCACATCCTCGAGTGTATCTGGAGGAGGCCTTGCGTCGGATTAACCAGGCACTCGAGCGGGGAGTTCACGCTGCCACCTGGGCAAGTCCACTACTGTAACCATGGGGGCATATACGGATGTATATGCAAGATATCTGCCGAATGAACCATCGTAGCTGTCGCGGATTTGCATATTTGGCAGGTGAATGGAtattgtgacaagggcttatAATACAAGAGCTTGGAACGATAGTTCTATTCATGCTGATACTTTGCTTTGGTGTCAAAAGGTTCTTGGGGCAGAAGACCCCTATTTACACAGAGCAAGGGTGAGCGTCAGCCCCTTGGCGTAGAAGTCTTAGGCCTCAACTAGATCTCGAACCCTTtcttgtgtaactatcgtcagGTTCAAGGGTCGGACCGAGCCGCAACGTGACTTCCGTGTAACAGATATTACTCATCCCTTTCCTGGCCCCTGGGCGCCCCTTTTTGTTTTACCGCCTAGGAATCGCATCATAGGCAATACTCTTGTATTCAGTGATTTTTATCCTAGTATGTCAAGGTGAGTTTCTCTTGATTATATTCCCAAGCAGTAATGTTGCTATATTTAGACTTTACTCCCTCCGGTAAAAGCTCAGGCAGGGCACCCACAGCTTGTGACCGATTAGGCTTCCCAAAATAGGCCACCGAGTATCTGTCCTCGATCCAGCCATCACTCAACCCCGGAGGGAGGACTACACGATGGCTCGTGGCGCGGAACTTGTTGTTGGACCAGCGCTGGAGGCAATCACCAATGTTGACAATCATCTCCGATCTACTCCCAAAGGGAATGGGGAAGTAGTCTCCCGGAACATGCTGGTCTTCTATCTCTAGGCCACCCACGGAGTCCTGGAAGAGCAGTGTAACTGTGCCAAAGTCTGTATGCTCGGATATTCTCTTTGCACCTTTGTGCAGGACGGCAGCCTCGCACCCGGGGTAGTGGTTCAAGCGTACTTCCGAAGTGTTTTGGTCGCATATGTCTCGAAAGAagccagggccaaggccaaggccaagtgcTAGGGCTTGAAGGATCTCTTGATGGATTTGGTGGCAGCGATCGTATAATCTTTCCATGAATACTCGGAAATTTGGAAGATCACCCTCGTCTGGCCACCTATTCGGATACAGTTCGTCGTGTGCGGGACCTTGGTCAAACGATTCCTGTAAGACAATGTCAGTCAAGCAACAATGGTACGGGAGACGAGGCAGGGTGGAACGAGTACCTTGACGTCATAAACTTCGGCAGCATTTCGAGTGCCCTTTTCGTagtccttgaccttggacaGCTTCTCCTGCCCGATGTAGCTGTAACCGCGATGTGGGTTCGGTCCATATGGGTGCGCCGCTTTCGTCTTCGCGGCAAGGGGGAGTGAGAAGAACCTCTTGTTCTAGAGTATGCATACGACGGACCAGTTAGCATGTTCCATGTATCGGTTCGTGATTGGATGCCATTTACCCATTCAAATACTTCGTAGAGCTCTTCGTCACCAAGTCCGTGGTTCACAAGCTTCACGAATCCCACAGTGCTGAGGCACGCGATTAGCTCTCGGCAAAATTTGCTCTGTTTATTAGCATCGCCATGGAGAAAGTCGGCAAAGTCCAATGTACGGACTGTTCGACGGGAATTGGGGAGGAAATTGTCCATTTTTCTTGTAGCATGCATAAACGTGAGGGGAGAGACGGCTTGCAAAGACGGCAGTCTAATGTGCGCCGCCAAGGCTCATGGCCTAACCAGGATATCAAGATAAATAAGTCATACACGTGAGGTGAACGGGCGCAACCAGCAGGGAGCCCATGGCCGGAGGAATCTCCGGCCACAGCAGGTTTGCGCAAGCCACTGGATGTGATACCAAAGAACAAACGTACGCCTTCAAATGCAGGTTCCGAAGCATGTAGAGTCACCGCCGATGCAGGACAAAAGTACATGCAGAGTCGTCACGTTCGAAGCCGCGCGAGTGTGAGCGAGCGTTGCGTCTTTGCAACCTCGGTGAGCTTGACCCCCGTCGTCATCTCTATATCCGTTTCGCCATATCGTTGTATACTTACATGGACACACCCTGACAGGTAGCCAGACATTGAAGTCATGATGCAACTGCTACATACACACCCACGTGGTGGAAATAGTAAAGTCTGGTCGCAACGGTTTAAAGCGGAACAGCATGCGGGCGGGGTCCAACGGTCAATAATTCAGGGACTGTCTTCAGCCCAACGTCCAGGGGCCTTGGGATTTCATCATTCTTCAACTTGACTAGATGAGCCTTAAGCGACTAAGTGGACGAGAGCAACTCAATGGCTAGCCCCCTCCGTTGCCGACGCGCAGGCAGACATTCTACACATCACGTCAACCAAATggtgccgtggccatggcatggcGGTTTCACACGGCGCATTGTCTCAGGCCTGACCAGCAGCAGACGCACTTTCTGAGGGGCCACATGCCTTTCCCAGTTAAAACAGTCACTCGTTGATCGGGAGTTGGCGGATTACAGAGTCTCACAATCCTTCTATGGAATCGCTAGTACTAGCTTCTGTCCACATGGCTCACTCAGACGCCACTCCATTATCACACTCTGTTACGGCGGCATGAAGCAAGTAGTCGATGCTTATTGACATTAACCTGTTGATGACTAGGAGAGTTCATTGATGTTTCACACGCGGTTCAATCTGGATTCTTTGCCATCTCAGATCTCGCATAACTAGTGCAAAGTTTAAATAATATCGTGTATTCgttgtcgccatcatcatctgtaATGCCACGTATCACAGCCGTAGCGTGGATTGTCACACGCGTCACAGCTATTCAGGTCTACTCAGGAGTCAGGACACCCGGGGCGGTGGCCGGATGCCTTCATCCGAAGAGAGCAATCTAATTCTAACCACACTCTATCCTTGCCATAAAGAGTCCCCCACCAGCCCATCTCGACTCATAGATACAATCCCATAATATCCCTTCTATCTGTATCCGCGCAACGGCATCGTTGAATACAAAGAGACAAGGAAGACGATACTAGTagcgaagaagagaaggccAGGCGGCAATCCTCCGTCGCTCTTCAAGATGAGAAGGAAAATGCCTCCCCACAGCGGCGTGCCGACGATAGCTGCCAGCGACTGCATGGTGCGAATGCTCATGTAGAGGCTTTCCAGCGTCTCGGTGTCGGACAAGGCACTGGTGGCAAACGATCGCAATGAATCGGCCAGACCGACGCCGAGGGCGGAGACGGCCACGCCCACAGCGTAAATGCCAATAGACGGCGCCAGGGACATGACAAGGGCGCCAAACGCACACAATACCAAGCTGGCCGTGATGACCGAAAGGTCTGTGTTCTGTTTGCTGCGCAAGCGCGGCCGCAGCAGTCGCTGCGAGACGGTGGGCAGAGAAAACAGGACAATGGCAGAGACGACCTGTTCCATGGAGGTGACCTTGTCCACGTCGGCCAGGCTCGTGTGAAAAGTGCTCGAGGCCCATTGCTGGGAGGTGCCGGAAACAGTCCCGGCCAAGGTGTAAGTGAAGAATATGCTCATGACTCTCAGGGTGAGAGGATTATGGAGCGCCTGCACGACGAACTGTATGGAGAGCAGCAGATCGACCGTGGCAGCACGAAGGACGGTCTGCCACAAGGGCGGAGGGCCCTGCGAGGCGCCGCGGCCGTCTTGCTCTCCGTTGAGAAGCGAAGTGGCTGGTGATGACGCCTGTGAGGCGGACGAACGGGGACTATCCTCGCCACCCAAGATGTCCTCTTCCTCGGGGTAGAGAGATTTGTGATGGTTCGGAAGCAGGCAGATTAGTAGCATGACCAGGGCGCAAATGCAGATGACTATCGAGCACAGCAGCCAGACGTGCTGCCTGAGAAGCAGAGCGCCGATAAAGGTCCCGACGGCCATCATCCCGATGAGAATGGCGCTCAAGACATTAAAAGCGCCCGTTCTAGCGGCCCAAGAGGCGTCAGTTTATATCAGTGGCCGGCGGGCAGGCGgtgaggagaagaaagaagaagtcgTGCTTACAGTCCGTCTTCCGGGACGCTCTCGGCCATGTACATCCACAGCAAGACCTCTCGTACTGGCATCCCGCCTCCCACCAGCTCCAAAACCCACAGCAGAAGCACCCAGCGGACGTCGGTGAAGGTATAAAAGTACACTTGGATTCAGGGTGTGTCAGTCCGCCGGGGCATATAGAGCAGCACTCGAGCTGGAACGCAAGGATGTGAATTCATTCACTCACCCACGGCTGTGAATAGTATCATGCGCAACATGTAGCTCGCGGCGTTGATGAGAAGCACAGTCCTCTTTCCGACGGTCAACGCCAGGCGGGCAAAGACCGGTGTGGCCAGAAAGCCTAAGGAGATGCTAGTTAGCTCGCGATATCAGGCACATTTGGCAAGaaacaacaataacaacAGGTAGACAGATGTCGTACTGGCAATCAAGAGCGTAAAGTTGAGCGTGCTGGACAAGAAGGCGACCTGGGACTGCAGATCGTCCGTCTTGCACATGTCCTCGGGCACACTGCCGTCCGGGCGGATGACGGCGGGGTCACGGATGGCATAGAAGCTTCGACATAGAGCCTGTTCGATGAGAAACGTCTGCGcagacttggccagggcgaagccgaagccgtcgacggtCATGACCGTCATGGCCTTCCACTGCGTTGATCGCGACATGAGGTCGGCGGTGAGGATGCGTATGCGCATGCGGATACGGGTCGAGGATGGAAGTTGGACCTGTACATGACGGCGGATTCTTGTAGCAATTGTATGTTCCGGCATGATGCAAAGCGGTGGGGGCTCAGCTGATGGCAAGGCTCACCTGGTCGCATGTGGTTGAAGGGAATCAGTCACGGGTGCCAGAGTCTCGGGCAGATGCTACGCAGGTGTCGTTTGCAACAAGATATCTCCAGTCAAGACGGCGGAATGGGCTTCTCTTGTGTCTAATCGGGCGCACCTGATGTCCCTAGAGCGTTTACAGAGTGTAGTCGAGGGTCTGAAATGAGTTGGATAATTAGATTTCACCATGCCGCGTGGTGAGACATGGTCGGATTATCTGTTGGGACGACAACGCGTATTGGTTGCCTGTAGGCTGCAAGGCTGGCATCGTACTGCTTCACAGCCCCAATGTTTCGCGAAATCGAATCCGTCGGGGCAGACATGATAACAGGAGCATCAAACATGGCGACAAAGACGGGCTTGCGATTGTTCCATGGGTTATATTGGGCGTGATTTTGAATCGCACCCAGGTTGGTGTGGTATTGTTGCCTGGCAGCTTCTGGCCTCGTGGTACGTACGTCCGTCTCACTGGTGCCAGCAGTCTTTGAGAGGTCCTGGCTTACTGGGCGAGACAAGGGTGCCTTCtagaaagctgacatggagATATCTGTCGGAGACTGCTCACAGCCCAGCTTATTCCTATAGCCCAATTTGgacaaccctaacccttatTCAACTCTACTTTACCAACGACAACCTTGGAGTAAATCGAGGTCCACTTATAAGTCCGCTTAGACTCTACATATACTATAGTATATATACTCTGTTTTATCTCAGCCTACTTGGTCAATTGCAATAGTCAGATCGGGTTGTTTATACTGGTTGGGTCACGTAATGGGCGAGAATGGTGAATGTGTGGCCATACCTGGGGAACGCCATATGCCCCCAGCTCTTACTTTCGTTCAGGGAATGTATTCATCTCCTCATCTCTATCCCGACATACAAAGGGGTCCATAAGGAACTCTGTATATGTAGCCCGGAATATTCGAGTCTTGCCGTCTTTTAACCTAGACATTCACTCACTCCGTTACCCTTGCCTCCCAGCATCGTCAGCCCACCATCATCCTGTTTCGTGGATCATCTCTTCTTGGCCCTAGTTCTCCCAACATCCCGTTTCCGTGCCAAACCAATAGTGCGAATTCCGCCCCGTACCACACCTGTTACGCCCATGGTGCTTCCTGCTGTACTCGCCGCAAATCCTGTACCCCTGGTTGGTGAACGTCTCGCACGCCGTGATGACACGCCCGGACTTGAGCCTCGCCCGGAAGCACAGGTTCTTGTCCATTGCGAAccgggcgccgccgccgcagcccgGTACGTTTGTGCAGGGCAACCACCTCGCCTTGTCGGCATTCCAACCGACGACGCCTTCGGTTAAGGCGGCGCTCCAGATCTTGTACGCTTTGAGAGCCCACTCCGAGAATTGCTCGGACTCGCTGACCTTTTGCGCGTAAAAGATCTGTCCCGAGTCCGAGTCCCAGCCGAACCGGGTTTCGATGCAATACCCCCATTCGATGGCATGCCTGTGATTCCACATCTTCAACGGTTGCGCGTACCATCCATTGTCTTGCCACCAGATCTCGCCCACCTTGACGGCTTGGTTATGCGTCGGCCATTGGGGGCAGTCCGCGACCGAGACTTGGCTGGCGTTGACGTACCCGAGGAACTCGACCCTCTCAGCTTCgagtgctggtgctggcgagTCATCCGCAGCGTCGCTGTTCCCATGGACTGCATTTTCCTCGTGGTCTACGGCATTCAGTGGTTGTTGCGGCTCAAGACTGTGACTAATCAGTATGAGGGGTGCTGAGGGGAGTAAGTAGATTAGACATACGCTGCTGTCAGCGTGAGCACGCCTGCAATTGCTACAATAAGTGCTGCTTTGCCGAACATTCTGAAGAGGTTAGAATGGAAAGTGCAAGATGACAGTTATGGGATGGTCAAACATCGTGGATATGGTGTGCTTATGTAGAGAAGTAAAGAGaatggtcaactggtacttTTGGGATGTAAGCCCGAATGTACCCGATGGTGTCTCAGTCAAGTTCAgctgtcatattccacgCCATGCATCTCCATGCGTAAAAAACGACATCCCACGGTATTATAGCTCAACTTTCTGGTGTGTAACCAATGCGGTAGTTGTTTTGGCAGAGTGACTGCACGCCACACTTGTTTTTGCTTTTGTAGATGCCGTACCACCATACCAAAGTGGTGCGTGAGAGCAGTCTAGCCCTATCGTCACACCTTTCCGTCTTCCATCCTTTACATATGTACTATCAGCTGATCCTATCCTTCCAGCAAGCCGTAGAGTACGTGCTCCAATAGCTAAGCTATCTCAGAAACTCAGCGCCCGCGCTATTATTGGCCGTCGGTCTCCCACTTCCACGGTACGCTCCTATTACCTCCTTCACCGTCTTCCCATGTTGAACCATTTTCCGCCCTCCCCTCACTGTCTTGACGAATCTTTTGT
The DNA window shown above is from Metarhizium brunneum chromosome 1, complete sequence and carries:
- the gloF_1 gene encoding 2-oxoglutarate-dependent dioxygenase, producing the protein MDNFLPNSRRTVRTLDFADFLHGDANKQSKFCRELIACLSTVGFVKLVNHGLGDEELYEVFEWNKRFFSLPLAAKTKAAHPYGPNPHRGYSYIGQEKLSKVKDYEKGTRNAAEVYDVKESFDQGPAHDELYPNRWPDEGDLPNFRVFMERLYDRCHQIHQEILQALALGLGLGPGFFRDICDQNTSEVRLNHYPGCEAAVLHKGAKRISEHTDFGTVTLLFQDSVGGLEIEDQHVPGDYFPIPFGSRSEMIVNIGDCLQRWSNNKFRATSHRVVLPPGLSDGWIEDRYSVAYFGKPNRSQAVGALPELLPEGVKSKYSNITAWEYNQEKLTLTY
- the ACCS_0 gene encoding 1-aminocyclopropane-1-carboxylate synthase-like protein 1; amino-acid sequence: MLSRRAREQIPPSAFNVMWEVMKDPWDAYDNPNGYVNVGVAENHLMQAELEDYLSQRINMRGSVLTYQDGPMGSPRLRSALARFLNRQLRPYHSLDASQIIVTNGVSNALEHTSWAFANPGDAFILGRPYYGAVNLALRPQVLTLPVTFGEVDPLSLEAIVCYEETILAAREQGTAVKGLLLCSPHNPLGQCYSPEVLKAFLKLCNKYQIHLVCDEIYALSVWSDPPFTSVLALDLEKFINPGLVHVLWGVSKDFGANGWRLGCIISLSNRAFHTALNSVAIYSYVSSITDHIVSQMIEDDAFANAYLAENRRRLASMYTFATDFLRRHAIPFTPGVHAAFFLWVDLGQAYRNRHPDRASNHDVIEELKQALWAHKVYLAWGGNFDSESPGMFRIVFAHPRVYLEEALRRINQALERGVHAATWASPLL